A region of Pseudomonas sp. PDM14 DNA encodes the following proteins:
- a CDS encoding TonB-dependent receptor: MRSQRTLLRQALVAIPLALGSALVSAVELDVPAQSLDAALTDFAEQANVRLLYDAALTRNSAAVPALKGDYSVAEGLQRLLRGSGLTYRMGADGTVTLEPVGALQGAVELDTTTVSSQADGRRDLPLEYAGGQVARGARMGMLGNQDMQDVPFSAASYTSELIAERQAQTLGEVLLSDPAVRQSYGFGNFSQVFVIRGFSLASDDIAFNGLYGVLPRQIIGTESVERVEVFKGASAFLTGVSPTGTGVGGAINVVSKKAEDTPTRSLTLDYGSDERVGGSFDIGQRFGEDNRFGVRVNLAKRDGETAIDDEDSEYSLVALGLDYRGERLRLSTDFGYQKQRIDGGRPVIYIPGLAGVPKAPSSTKNYAQSWTWSQLEDTYGMFNAEYDLSENWTAFLAAGGKYSRENGVYSSLYVSNFNGAATVGRLYTPRDEESRSATAGVRGTLSTGPVSHQLNLALSGNWREFRSANEFTGPAGRPGNNLYDPFPINEPNPTSISGDMHDPRKTGSTQARSIAVSDTLGFFDDRVLLTLGLRRQNIVTDSWPAATGLRAPGYAESITTPVYGLVIKPTEYLSLYANRMEGLQPGQVSTASGNRGEIFPPYRSKQIEAGIKLDWGTVGGSLGVYRIEQPQLVTQNNIASVDGEQRNRGVELNLFGEPVDGLRLLAGATLMDTELRGTAGGTNDGNSATGVSEFQYNLGADWEVPGLRGLSLNALMLRTGGQFVDVANRQETPAWTRFDIGTRYTMDLDDKRVVLRAALENLTDKDYWASAATSNGGYLTQGAPRTLKVSATVDF; this comes from the coding sequence ATGCGGTCCCAGCGTACCCTTCTTCGCCAGGCGCTCGTCGCCATCCCTCTCGCCCTGGGCAGTGCGCTCGTTTCGGCGGTCGAACTCGACGTGCCGGCGCAGAGCCTTGATGCCGCGCTGACCGATTTCGCCGAGCAGGCCAACGTGCGCCTGCTGTACGACGCCGCGCTGACCCGCAACAGCGCCGCCGTGCCCGCCCTGAAAGGCGATTATTCGGTGGCCGAAGGGCTGCAGCGCCTGCTGCGGGGCTCCGGGCTGACCTACCGCATGGGCGCCGACGGCACCGTGACCCTGGAACCGGTGGGCGCCCTGCAGGGCGCAGTCGAGCTGGACACCACCACGGTCAGCAGCCAGGCCGACGGCCGCCGCGATCTGCCGCTCGAATACGCCGGCGGCCAGGTCGCCCGCGGTGCGCGCATGGGCATGCTGGGCAACCAGGACATGCAGGATGTGCCGTTCAGTGCCGCGAGCTACACCAGCGAGCTGATTGCCGAGCGCCAGGCCCAGACCCTTGGCGAAGTGCTGCTCAGTGATCCGGCGGTGCGTCAGTCCTATGGCTTTGGCAACTTCTCCCAGGTTTTCGTGATTCGCGGTTTCTCCCTGGCCTCCGATGACATCGCCTTCAATGGCCTGTACGGCGTGCTGCCGCGGCAGATCATCGGCACCGAGTCGGTGGAGCGTGTGGAGGTGTTCAAGGGCGCCAGTGCCTTTCTCACCGGCGTATCGCCGACCGGCACGGGGGTTGGCGGGGCGATCAACGTGGTATCGAAGAAGGCCGAGGACACGCCGACGCGCAGCCTGACCCTGGACTATGGCAGCGACGAACGCGTGGGCGGCAGCTTCGATATCGGCCAGCGTTTCGGTGAGGACAATCGCTTTGGCGTGAGGGTCAACCTGGCCAAGCGTGATGGCGAGACGGCAATCGACGACGAGGATAGCGAATACAGCCTGGTGGCCCTTGGCCTGGACTACCGTGGCGAGCGTCTGCGCCTGTCGACCGATTTCGGCTACCAGAAACAGCGTATCGACGGTGGCCGCCCGGTTATTTACATCCCCGGTCTGGCAGGGGTGCCGAAGGCACCTTCGTCGACGAAGAATTACGCGCAGTCCTGGACCTGGTCGCAACTGGAAGACACCTACGGCATGTTCAATGCCGAGTACGACCTGAGCGAAAACTGGACGGCCTTCCTGGCCGCCGGCGGCAAGTATTCGCGGGAAAACGGTGTGTATTCGTCGCTGTATGTCAGCAATTTCAATGGCGCGGCCACGGTGGGGCGCCTCTACACCCCGCGTGATGAAGAAAGCCGCAGCGCCACTGCCGGCGTGCGTGGCACGCTGAGCACCGGGCCGGTAAGCCACCAGCTCAACCTGGCGTTGAGTGGCAACTGGCGTGAGTTCCGCAGCGCCAACGAATTTACCGGGCCGGCTGGTCGGCCGGGCAATAACCTGTACGACCCTTTCCCGATCAATGAGCCGAACCCGACCTCCATTTCCGGCGATATGCACGACCCGCGCAAGACCGGCTCCACGCAGGCGCGCAGTATTGCCGTGTCCGACACCCTGGGCTTTTTCGATGACCGCGTGCTGCTGACGCTCGGCCTGCGCCGACAGAACATCGTGACTGACTCCTGGCCCGCGGCGACCGGCCTGCGTGCGCCGGGCTACGCAGAAAGCATCACCACGCCGGTCTACGGTCTGGTGATCAAACCGACCGAATACCTCTCGCTCTACGCCAACCGCATGGAGGGTCTACAGCCTGGCCAGGTCAGTACGGCTTCTGGCAACCGTGGCGAGATCTTTCCGCCGTACCGCTCCAAACAGATCGAGGCGGGTATCAAGCTGGATTGGGGGACCGTGGGCGGTAGCCTGGGCGTCTATCGCATCGAACAGCCGCAGTTGGTTACTCAGAACAACATCGCGAGCGTCGACGGCGAGCAGCGCAATCGGGGCGTGGAGCTGAATCTCTTTGGTGAGCCGGTGGACGGGCTGCGCCTGCTGGCAGGCGCCACGCTGATGGATACCGAGCTGCGGGGCACAGCCGGGGGGACCAATGATGGCAACAGCGCGACCGGTGTATCGGAGTTCCAGTACAACCTGGGGGCGGACTGGGAGGTTCCAGGGCTGCGTGGTCTGTCCCTGAATGCCCTGATGCTGCGTACCGGCGGGCAGTTCGTCGATGTGGCCAACCGCCAGGAAACTCCGGCCTGGACGCGTTTCGACATCGGCACGCGCTACACGATGGATCTCGACGACAAGCGTGTGGTGTTGCGTGCTGCGCTGGAAAACCTGACGGACAAGGACTATTGGGCTTCGGCCGCGACCAGCAACGGCGGCTACCTGACCCAGGGCGCGCCGCGCACCCTGAAGGTCTCGGCGACCGTGGACTTCTGA
- a CDS encoding methyltransferase — MPIFTSAFAQLDLIRQPEQANEPLQAFDAADEYLLAHVQQQGLAANSRVLVLNDGFGALATSLATHATVVSSGDSHLGHLALQKNLARNGLAADSVQFVPASAVASGPFDWVLIRVPKTLALLEEQLIRLHSQLAPGARVVAAGMIKHLPRAAGDLLEQYIGPVQASLAEKKARLLFATPEDKPAASSPYPSRYRLEQPRIELRNHANVFCREGLDIGTRAFLPHLPKSLGERRVADLGCGNGVLGIAYALANPEAQLTLVDESYMAVQSAQENWQAALGERPVEIRAGDGLADQPADSLDLVLCNPPFHQQQVVGDFLAWRMFTQAKAALVRGGELWIVGNRHLGYHAKLKRLFRGVEQVAATPKFVILKAIK; from the coding sequence ATGCCCATCTTCACCAGCGCCTTTGCCCAGCTCGACCTGATCCGCCAGCCCGAACAGGCCAACGAACCCCTGCAGGCCTTCGACGCGGCGGACGAGTACCTGCTCGCCCACGTCCAGCAGCAGGGCCTGGCCGCGAACAGCCGGGTGCTGGTACTCAACGATGGTTTCGGCGCCCTGGCTACCAGCCTGGCCACGCACGCCACGGTGGTCAGCAGTGGTGACTCTCACCTCGGCCACCTGGCCCTGCAGAAGAACCTCGCGCGCAACGGCCTGGCGGCGGATAGCGTGCAGTTCGTTCCGGCCAGCGCCGTGGCCAGCGGGCCGTTCGACTGGGTGCTGATCCGCGTGCCGAAGACCTTGGCACTGCTCGAGGAACAACTGATCCGCCTGCACAGCCAGCTCGCCCCCGGCGCCCGCGTGGTCGCCGCCGGCATGATCAAGCACCTGCCGCGGGCCGCCGGTGATCTGCTGGAACAATACATCGGCCCGGTGCAGGCCTCTCTGGCGGAGAAGAAGGCGCGCCTGCTGTTCGCCACGCCCGAGGACAAACCCGCCGCAAGCTCGCCCTACCCCAGCCGCTACCGCCTGGAGCAGCCACGCATCGAGCTGCGCAACCACGCCAACGTGTTCTGCCGCGAAGGCCTGGATATCGGCACCCGGGCCTTTCTGCCGCACCTGCCGAAGAGCCTTGGCGAACGCCGCGTGGCCGACCTCGGCTGCGGCAATGGCGTGCTCGGCATCGCCTACGCCCTGGCCAACCCCGAGGCGCAGCTGACCCTGGTCGACGAGTCGTACATGGCCGTGCAATCGGCGCAGGAAAACTGGCAGGCCGCGCTGGGCGAGCGCCCGGTTGAGATCCGCGCCGGTGATGGCCTGGCTGACCAACCCGCCGACTCGCTCGACCTGGTGCTGTGCAACCCGCCCTTCCACCAGCAGCAGGTGGTCGGCGATTTCCTCGCCTGGCGCATGTTCACCCAGGCCAAGGCGGCGCTGGTGCGCGGCGGCGAACTGTGGATCGTCGGCAACCGCCACCTGGGCTATCACGCCAAGCTCAAGCGCCTGTTCCGTGGCGTCGAGCAGGTCGCGGCGACGCCCAAGTTCGTCATCCTCAAAGCCATCAAGTAA
- a CDS encoding ferredoxin--NADP reductase — translation MSASEEKFTRQTLTDIRVWSPSLFSLSCTRDAGFRFRAGQFVRLGVRKADGGVVWRAYSIVSAPHDDYLEFFSIVVPGGEFTSELSRLQVGDELLVEKQATGFLTLDRFPDGRDLWLIGTGTGLAPFLSILQDLEAWQRFERIVLVYSARDTGELAYQELIAELPQREWLEGAGSKLVYVPVVTREQVPGALNARVTTLIENGELERAAGLQLSPEHSRVLLCGNPQMIEDTRAVLKTRDMQLSLSRRPGAVAVENYW, via the coding sequence ATGTCCGCCAGCGAAGAGAAATTCACCCGCCAGACCCTGACCGATATCCGCGTCTGGTCGCCCAGCCTGTTCAGCCTGAGCTGCACCCGCGACGCCGGCTTTCGCTTCCGCGCCGGGCAGTTCGTCCGCCTGGGCGTGCGCAAGGCCGATGGCGGCGTGGTCTGGCGTGCCTACTCGATTGTCTCGGCGCCGCACGACGACTATCTGGAGTTCTTCTCCATCGTCGTGCCGGGCGGCGAGTTCACCAGCGAGCTGAGCCGCCTGCAGGTCGGTGACGAACTGCTGGTGGAAAAGCAGGCCACCGGCTTTCTCACCCTCGACCGCTTCCCCGATGGCCGCGACCTCTGGCTGATCGGCACCGGCACCGGCCTGGCGCCGTTCCTGTCGATTCTCCAGGACCTGGAAGCCTGGCAACGCTTCGAGCGCATCGTGCTGGTCTACAGCGCTCGCGACACCGGCGAGCTGGCCTACCAGGAACTGATCGCCGAGCTGCCGCAACGCGAGTGGCTGGAGGGCGCTGGCAGCAAGCTGGTGTACGTGCCGGTGGTGACCCGCGAGCAGGTGCCCGGCGCGTTGAATGCGCGGGTCACCACGCTGATCGAGAACGGCGAGCTGGAGCGTGCCGCCGGCCTGCAGCTGAGCCCCGAGCATTCGCGGGTGCTGCTCTGCGGCAACCCGCAGATGATCGAGGACACCCGTGCCGTGCTCAAGACCCGCGACATGCAGCTCTCGCTCAGTCGCCGGCCCGGTGCCGTGGCGGTGGAGAACTACTGGTAA
- a CDS encoding TerC family protein: protein MEWMLDPTAWLGLLTLIVLEIVLGIDNLVFIAILADKLPPHQRDRARLIGLSLALIMRLGLLASISWLVTLTAPLFEVFDKSFSGRDLIMLFGGVFLLFKATMELHERLEGRTHQPGGSRTYALFWPVVAQIVVLDAVFSLDAVITAVGMVEHLEVMMIAVIISIGLMIIASKPLTAFVNAHPTVIMLCLGFLMMIGFSLTAEGLGFHIPKGYLYAAIGFSILIEMANQLVRWKRKRQMQGSRGLRERTAHAVLRLLGGKIEADEVGDEIADMLEGGEGERVLFDRRERVMISGVLGLAELSIRNVMTGRMQVHHIDLSDDAETIRADLAQSPYSRLLVIRDDQVDEPLGYVHKKELFKELLKGEQPDIESLLRRPLNLPDSCAVLGALEQMRQASTHVAFVVNEFGGFEGMLTLTDILEAIAGELPDASEVDGPEIEEVGGAYQVSGALNLSVLRERIGFRAQATEDYQTIAGLAMSLLDRLPMVGDSLEFADWQLSVIEVKERRINRLLLKPPAAQ, encoded by the coding sequence ATGGAATGGATGCTCGATCCAACGGCATGGCTTGGCCTGCTGACCCTGATCGTCCTGGAAATCGTCCTGGGCATCGACAACCTGGTGTTCATCGCCATCCTCGCCGACAAGCTGCCGCCGCATCAGCGCGACCGTGCACGGCTGATCGGCCTGAGCCTGGCGCTGATCATGCGCTTGGGTCTGCTGGCCAGTATTTCCTGGCTGGTGACGCTCACTGCGCCGCTGTTCGAGGTGTTCGACAAGAGCTTCTCCGGGCGTGACCTGATCATGCTGTTCGGTGGAGTGTTCCTGTTGTTCAAGGCCACCATGGAGCTGCACGAACGCCTCGAAGGGCGCACCCACCAGCCGGGCGGCAGCCGCACCTACGCGCTGTTCTGGCCGGTGGTGGCGCAGATCGTCGTGCTCGACGCGGTGTTCTCCCTCGACGCGGTGATTACCGCCGTGGGCATGGTCGAGCACCTGGAAGTGATGATGATCGCCGTGATCATCTCCATCGGCCTGATGATCATCGCCAGCAAGCCGCTGACGGCCTTCGTCAACGCGCATCCGACGGTGATCATGCTGTGCCTGGGCTTCCTCATGATGATCGGCTTCAGCCTCACCGCCGAAGGTCTGGGCTTCCACATTCCCAAGGGCTACCTGTACGCCGCCATCGGCTTCTCCATCCTCATCGAGATGGCCAACCAGCTGGTGCGCTGGAAGCGCAAGCGGCAGATGCAGGGCAGCCGTGGCCTGCGTGAGCGCACTGCGCATGCGGTGCTGCGCCTGCTCGGCGGCAAGATCGAGGCGGACGAGGTGGGCGACGAGATCGCCGACATGCTCGAAGGGGGGGAAGGCGAGCGCGTGCTGTTCGACCGCCGCGAGCGGGTGATGATCAGTGGTGTGCTGGGCCTGGCCGAGCTGTCCATCCGCAACGTCATGACCGGGCGCATGCAGGTGCACCACATCGACCTCAGCGACGACGCCGAGACCATCCGCGCCGACCTCGCGCAGTCGCCGTACTCGCGCCTGCTGGTGATCCGCGATGACCAGGTCGACGAGCCGCTGGGCTACGTGCACAAGAAGGAGCTGTTCAAGGAGCTGCTCAAGGGCGAGCAGCCGGACATCGAAAGCCTGCTGCGCCGGCCGCTCAACCTGCCGGACAGCTGTGCGGTGCTCGGCGCCCTGGAACAGATGCGCCAGGCCTCGACCCACGTGGCCTTCGTGGTCAACGAGTTCGGTGGCTTCGAAGGCATGCTGACCCTGACCGACATCCTCGAGGCCATCGCCGGCGAACTGCCGGATGCCAGCGAGGTGGATGGCCCGGAGATCGAGGAAGTGGGCGGCGCCTACCAGGTCAGCGGTGCGCTCAACCTCAGCGTGCTGCGCGAGCGCATCGGTTTTCGTGCCCAGGCCACCGAGGACTACCAGACCATCGCCGGCCTGGCCATGAGCCTGCTCGACCGCCTGCCGATGGTGGGGGACTCGCTGGAGTTCGCCGACTGGCAGTTGAGCGTGATCGAGGTCAAGGAGCGGCGGATCAACCGACTGTTGCTCAAGCCGCCTGCGGCGCAGTGA
- the mscL gene encoding large-conductance mechanosensitive channel protein MscL: MSLLNEFKAFAVKGNVVDMAVGIIIGAAFGKIVSSFVGDVIMPPIGLLIGGVDFSDLAVTLKAAEGDIPAVVLSYGKFIQTVLDFVIVAFAIFMGVKAINKLKREEAVAPSVPPAPTPQETLLTEIRDLLKARQEDKLP; the protein is encoded by the coding sequence ATGAGCCTACTCAACGAATTCAAAGCCTTCGCCGTCAAAGGCAACGTGGTCGACATGGCCGTCGGTATCATCATCGGCGCCGCGTTCGGCAAGATCGTCAGTTCCTTCGTCGGCGACGTGATCATGCCGCCGATCGGCCTGCTCATCGGCGGCGTAGATTTCAGCGACCTGGCCGTCACCCTCAAGGCGGCCGAGGGCGATATCCCGGCGGTGGTGCTGAGCTACGGCAAGTTCATCCAGACCGTGCTGGACTTCGTCATCGTTGCCTTCGCCATCTTCATGGGCGTCAAGGCGATCAACAAACTCAAGCGTGAAGAAGCCGTGGCCCCATCGGTACCACCAGCACCAACCCCGCAAGAAACCCTGCTCACCGAGATCCGCGACCTGCTCAAGGCGCGCCAGGAAGACAAGCTGCCCTGA
- a CDS encoding YdcH family protein, with protein sequence MPLEHHPLAREFPEYKAALQTLMNDAHFVRLAQAYQDLDTRIYQAEAGREALDDLALQDLKMRRVAHKDEIADLLRRAAE encoded by the coding sequence ATGCCGCTCGAACACCATCCGCTTGCGCGCGAATTCCCCGAGTACAAGGCCGCGCTGCAGACCCTGATGAACGACGCCCACTTCGTCCGCCTGGCCCAGGCCTACCAGGACCTCGATACCCGTATCTATCAGGCCGAAGCCGGGCGCGAGGCGCTCGACGATCTGGCGCTGCAGGACCTGAAGATGCGCCGCGTCGCGCACAAGGACGAAATCGCCGACCTGCTCAGGCGTGCGGCTGAGTGA
- a CDS encoding YdcH family protein, with protein sequence MHVEHHPLIKDFPELRSELQRLRSEDLHFSRQADEYEALDKRICRVEDGVELLDDETLSQLKLERVTRKDDLSRQLKRAAGQCCGCGNGCAG encoded by the coding sequence ATGCACGTCGAACATCACCCGTTGATCAAGGACTTCCCGGAACTGCGCAGCGAGCTGCAACGCCTGCGCAGCGAGGATCTGCACTTTTCCCGCCAGGCCGACGAGTACGAAGCGCTGGACAAGCGCATCTGCCGGGTCGAGGACGGCGTCGAGCTGCTCGACGACGAAACGCTCAGCCAGCTCAAGCTGGAGCGCGTGACGCGCAAGGATGACCTGTCTCGCCAGCTCAAGCGCGCCGCCGGGCAGTGCTGCGGATGCGGTAATGGCTGCGCCGGCTGA
- a CDS encoding GNAT family N-acetyltransferase, with amino-acid sequence MSRPAMQIELVPASADQLPLIRNLYQFYAYESSDWEQEDVELDGRFYIHEPHLQRYWQEADWQALLILVNGFIAGFLLIERSELPGVDALEFADLFVLKKYRRQGIGRALVEQVIVSGGGDWLVSFYGEDALASSFWRALFAELPLRVQQLDADSEQPGLLSYLLSPRTH; translated from the coding sequence ATGAGTCGCCCCGCGATGCAGATCGAACTCGTCCCCGCCAGCGCCGACCAGCTGCCGCTGATCCGCAACCTCTACCAGTTCTATGCCTACGAGTCGTCGGACTGGGAGCAGGAAGACGTCGAGCTCGACGGCCGCTTCTACATCCACGAGCCGCACCTGCAGCGCTACTGGCAGGAGGCCGACTGGCAGGCCCTGCTGATTCTGGTCAACGGCTTCATCGCCGGCTTCCTGCTGATCGAGCGCAGCGAACTGCCCGGCGTCGATGCCCTGGAGTTCGCCGACCTGTTCGTGCTGAAGAAATACCGTCGCCAGGGTATCGGTCGCGCACTGGTGGAGCAGGTGATCGTGAGCGGCGGTGGCGATTGGCTGGTGAGTTTCTACGGAGAAGACGCGCTGGCCAGCAGTTTCTGGCGCGCGCTGTTCGCCGAGCTGCCGCTGCGCGTGCAGCAACTCGACGCGGACAGTGAGCAGCCTGGCCTGCTCAGCTACCTGCTTTCGCCCCGCACGCACTGA